The genomic window AGGACTTAACTCAGACTATGAAGCTAAAAGATATAATAACATGACATTATCTCCACCTATCTTACACAAAGCCCGAAAAAGATTATTTTACGACTGGCTAAAAAAACAAGGTAAATTGGGTGGTCAAAACAAGATACCCCGTCTGGCAAATAACCGGGAATATCTTGACATATTGTTGGAAATAAATTAAAAAATATATATCATTATTACATTAATTATTTGGTAGTTTTTTCTTAAAATTGCTAAACATTATTTACCATCAAAACCTATACAAAATGTTTGCCGACAGAAGCAACGCCGGATTTAAACTAGTTGAAAAACTTAGAGAATTTGAAATTATCAACCCTCTGGTTCTGGCAATTCCCAATGGAGGTGTAGAAACTTCGCTTCCCATTGTTGACAGCCTCAATTCTTCGTTTGACTTATTAATTGTTGAAAAATTACGACTGCCTATGAATCCGAAATCTAATTTCGGTTCTATAACAGAAGATGGCAGTGTTAATTTTAATGATTTTGAGAAATTCATCAACCATGAAGAAAAAATGGAAATTATTTCCAAAACTAAAATAGAAATGCGAAAAAAGGTCGGAGTTTATAGATCTTTTAAAAACACGACTGACCTAAAAGGTCGAAATGTAATAATAGTTGATGATGGAGTTAATCACGGTTCTACTCTTCAAGCTTGTATCACATCTTGCAAAAAAAGAAAAGCTGCAAGTATCACAATCGCAGTTCCTGTTTTGAGCAATAAAGCTTATAAAGAACTTATACCCAGAGTTGAAAGAATTGTACACCTCATAAAACCAGGAATATTCAAAGGCCTCAGCTCTTATTATAATAACTATAAAGATATTAGCGATGAAATGTGCAAGAAACGCTTAGACATGATTTTATCTCATGAACCCGCATAATTTTTTGCTTTCCGGTTTATCAAACTAAAAAAATATCAAAAAAAAACTTTTTAATTTACAAAATCTATTGTAAGATTGCAATGAATTTTGGTTAAGGGAATTCGGTGTAAATCCGATACTGTCCCCGCAGCTGTAATCTCGTAAAAAAGTATTTCTCACCTATGCCACTGTTAATCATTAATGGGAAGGCAAGAAACACTTGAGTAAGTCAGAAGACCTGCCGAAATTATTTCGCATTTGTAGCTTTCGGGTAGAAGGGCACAGAATGGTTTTCTGAAAAAATATATCACAAAACTTTTCTTCGACACTTGAGCTATAAATGGTTTACTAAATCATTATTTTACAATGGACTCAAGAAAACTATTTTTATTGTTTTTTGTGTTCTTTATGATTCAACTTCCGGGGCAAGAAGTAGAACAGGACACAATTTACGAACTTCATAATATCGAGGTAATTGATACCCGTGCAAAAGAATATAGCATCGGATACAAAATTGATGAACTCGACAAAAAACTCATTCAAAACTATGAAGGGAATTCTGTTGCAGATGTACTAAGTGCTGCAAGCGGGGTAAACATTAAAACCGACGGCCCGGGCGGGTTATCCGGCATTTCTGTAAGAGGCGGAAGTTCGGCGCATACCGCAGTTATGTGGAACGGTATAAATTTGCAGAGTCCCATGAACGGAGGAGTGAACCTCAGTCTCCTGCCAATTGATCTGTTCAGTGATGTAAGCTTACAGTACGGTGGCTCAGGTTCTTTAGCAGGTAGTGGTGCTGCATTTGGAGTATTGAGAATTTCATCTTCCTCAAATCTCAGCAAAGAAAATTCTGCATTTATAAGTACAGGTATTGGCAGTTACTCCAATTACAGAGTTGCTGCCGGAACTAACTTTCACATATCAAATTCTCTGTTTTCGTTTAAAAGTTTTTATCAGGAATCAGAAAACGATTTTGAGTTTGTAAATACCTCAAAATTTGGTTTTCCTACCGAAAAACAAACAAATAGCGCATTTAGGCAGTATGGATTTGTTTTGGATAACAAAACTAAATTTACAGATAACCTGGTTCTCATTGCCTCACTACTTTATCAGGAATACGATAAGGATGTTCCTACTCTAATGTCGAATTACATCCCTAACGAAGCAAATACAAATGATAAAAACACTATGCTCTCTACTACACTGAAATATAATTTCAACAATGTGAAAATAAATTTTAAGAATGTATATTTAGATTTCAAAAATGATTTTAGCGACCCAAATGGAGTATTTGTAAAAAGAGCTATAAATTCATCTAAATCCTTCGTTTCTGAAACAGATTTAAATATAGAAACCTACGAAAACCGATATGTATATGTGGCTGCGAACTACACATACGAAGAAGCTGTTTCGGACGAATACGACGAAAAATCAAAACGCAATAAAGCTACTTTAATAGGTGCTTATAGATTATTGAATATATGGAATAAAGTAAATGCTGCAATTAGTCTGAGAGAAGAAATTGTCAACGCAAAATTTACTCCTATCCAAGCTTCTGTTGGTGTAGATGGCAACTTAAGCAACTCTT from Bacteroidota bacterium includes these protein-coding regions:
- a CDS encoding phosphoribosyltransferase family protein, whose product is MFADRSNAGFKLVEKLREFEIINPLVLAIPNGGVETSLPIVDSLNSSFDLLIVEKLRLPMNPKSNFGSITEDGSVNFNDFEKFINHEEKMEIISKTKIEMRKKVGVYRSFKNTTDLKGRNVIIVDDGVNHGSTLQACITSCKKRKAASITIAVPVLSNKAYKELIPRVERIVHLIKPGIFKGLSSYYNNYKDISDEMCKKRLDMILSHEPA
- a CDS encoding TonB-dependent receptor gives rise to the protein MDSRKLFLLFFVFFMIQLPGQEVEQDTIYELHNIEVIDTRAKEYSIGYKIDELDKKLIQNYEGNSVADVLSAASGVNIKTDGPGGLSGISVRGGSSAHTAVMWNGINLQSPMNGGVNLSLLPIDLFSDVSLQYGGSGSLAGSGAAFGVLRISSSSNLSKENSAFISTGIGSYSNYRVAAGTNFHISNSLFSFKSFYQESENDFEFVNTSKFGFPTEKQTNSAFRQYGFVLDNKTKFTDNLVLIASLLYQEYDKDVPTLMSNYIPNEANTNDKNTMLSTTLKYNFNNVKINFKNVYLDFKNDFSDPNGVFVKRAINSSKSFVSETDLNIETYENRYVYVAANYTYEEAVSDEYDEKSKRNKATLIGAYRLLNIWNKVNAAISLREEIVNAKFTPIQASVGVDGNLSNSLDFNFNLSRVYRIPTFNDLYWTDTGFTVGNPNLKDESGYSTDFGLIQKIKLNVFDIKLSQTVFLNYINNLIVWNQQEDGKWKPLNENIGKAKGVELGAKVSFPVSASIISVNENYSYTIAETLNNTSNNWQFQVYTPKHNLNSLFRWDYKKLYSTLFINYYSKRYIDKAGKSLDAYAIGDFNIGYSFDFNGLKIDLSGKINNIWNTQYQVSSGYAMPLRNFMLSAKFIIN